A region of the Oncorhynchus nerka isolate Pitt River linkage group LG9a, Oner_Uvic_2.0, whole genome shotgun sequence genome:
AAACCAAATTGCATACATACAGGCTATCCTCAGATCAATAATACCAGGTTTCTTTCAACAAGAAAAATACGCGAGTTTGCATGCTGTAATAAAAAGTGACATGCCCTAACCACACGAAATAGCTGGTCCAAAAACAAGGATTTACAGTAGCATACAATACTTCTCCCATTTCATGACCTGCGCTGACCAATTAACAAAAACTCGATTTTAATGGAAGGATGATGTAACCCAAATTGTTTTGAATCTTCCATACGCACACGTGATATACTTGTGGGGTTTTCCCCTTCAACCCAGTGCTGTGACTGCAAGATAAGGAAGTAAAGTCATGCTAGGATTCGGGACCAAACCTTTTACTGAGCAAAACATTGGTCTCAATTGTAAAATGacgcaaaaaaacaaaaaaacaattgcAAATATGGTTAAGTGTGATGAGTGACTGCTTTATCCTTGCATTTAATGTTGAACGACATTTTAGGTCAAATGTAAAATATTGACCCCAAACAAGGGTGTTGGTTTAGGTCTAATCACATAAATTGTTAACTCTATGGTGGTTTACGGTCAGAGAAATTAACATGCATATGAGTAATAAACATGCAAGTGGCTACCCCTTGAAATAATATAACTGGTGGAAGAACAGATTTTAACACAGTTCTGTACCAATAGATAAACTCCTCTAAATCCTCCGGAAAGTCCCACAGTTAATGTGGTTTCCGTAATTCCGATGCCCTTTGATAAACAATTAAAGTGTGACTTTAATGAAAGACAAACATGTAAAGCAGCTAAACTGTGTTTCTAGTGTCCTTATGATGAAATACTCTTTAGATGTTTCAGTGGTCTACACTTTCAAAGCCAAACATATTACAAAGAACTCAAGCCTGAGGGCCATTTCATAAGACCTTAAAAGTTTATTTACATTATAAAAAGCAACAAATCACTGATGTTAATAAAACATTGCTGACTTGGCATTGCATTCACTGGTGTCTGCAGCAGTTCTCAATGGCCCAAATTATTGCAAAGTAAAACCTACTACTCCACAAAAGTTAAACACTGAATGGCAGAAGTGCTACACAAGGAATTAATGGAGTTTTGCATCAAATCCTTCCCGCTCTGATATAAATTAGTCCAACATGCTGCGATTCTACGACACTGATGCACAAAATAAAACCACCACAGGCTCTTCTAGGTAACTTTTTACCTTGCTGCTCACCAAGTTATATTGAGCCAGTCTAAGAAGTCCCTTGAGTCAGGGGAAAGTCCAATACTTTGCAGCAAGGAAAATCAGTGTTCTGGTACTTCCAATAAGGCCCAGCATGTGATCACCTTTCACACTCCATACCCTGGGCATCCAAAGCTCACGGACCGGGCAGCATTCCTACCGACCAGCCTCCGCCCAGCTTTGGGCAAAGACCCTGTATTAATGGGATGCTGTAGACTAGGGGGAAAAGCCTGCTGTGGGGACAGTGTTGACAAACGAGCCTCCTGCAGCTCTCTGTGGAGGAATCGAGAGAGGGTGTTTATGTACATGGAATAATTCACTTTAATAGTTTGAAAGCATAAATAATTTCTTCAGTCTCATACTTTATGTACCCCAGCCTTACTGATCAAGTCATTATATAAACAACCAGCAGGAATTTTGTGCAGTGGTATAAAGAACTTcaaatactacttaagtaattTTGGGGTTCTGTACTTTACATTTGACAACTTAACGccattacattcctaaagaaaataagtGTACTTTTTATTCCATACATTTCCCCCTGACACCCAGAAGTACTTTTTTGAATGctaagcaggacaggaaaatggtcaaatttacacacgtatcaagagaacatccctgatcatcccaactgcctctgatttggcactcattaaacacaaatgcttaatttgtaaattatgtcgtgttggagtgtgccccagaCTATCTGTGAACAAAAAACAAAATCATGCCATCTGGTTTgccataaggaatttgaaattatttacacTGTTGGTacttaaatgtatttaaaaatcaAATAATTTTACTcaggtagtattttactgggtgagttttacttgagtcattttctgttaaaccatctttacttttactaatgtatgacaattgggtactttttccagcaCTGCTTTTGTGCCACAGgggagaaatacatttttttctgtTTCATATTAACTGCGCCCCCTAATGGAGAGTTCAACCAAGTTCTATGCAAACGACATCTCTGCCCTCACTTTTCCAGCATGGCTGTCCTGAACCTCTCCACATTGAGCTCTCTGCGCAGTTGAGCAGCAAGCTTCCcagtcctctccttcctcaaAACAGGTTGTCTGCATAGCGCTGACGCAGAGGGTCGTTGAGATGGCTCCGGATCCAGCAGAGTctgacagacacacaaagacagctTATCCCAAACAGCTGCTAATGTAGCAAAGGCAAGAGATAAACCTTGGAACATTTGTCGATCTAGAATGAAAAGCAAATCAGTGTGTTGACTTAGCTTTGTGTGGTACTGGTTAATATCTGTCCCTTCCTAAACTGTGAATACCTctgcacatttttattttaactaggcaagacaatTAAGAACaatttattatttacaatgatggcctacattgatctggtactccctgtacatacctCCATTCTTCTGTATTTTATTCATCATGTTAGTTACTATTTTAAAGACACTGCATTATTGGGAAAGGCTCATAAGAAATTATTTCACTATAAAGTCTACACCAGCTGCATTCAGCACATGctcaataaaatgtgatttaatttggattacaaaaaaaatatattcaGCTGGCATTTCATAAGAAGCTCCATAGATCACATACAAAGCATGCCAAGgagaaaaacaaaacaagatgGTGTAAAAGAAAAAGGTAGAAGAGTGCAGACATGACCAAAACAAGTACAGTTAAGTAAATTATGGGTACATGTGGTACCTGAATGAGACTTCTGAAAGCAGGGGAGAGCTCCTGGGGCAGGCTGGGTAACTGTGCCCGTCTGAGACTGTGCCATTCATCTCCATTCTGAGGGAGAGGGGGCGACCCTGctgccagcagcacagtcaggcCTAGTGCAAATATGTCCGCCTTAGGCAGATTGCTGTAGTCCTGGGCAGCAGGGAGAAGCAGGGGATACATTCAAACAAACATAAGTAGTCAATAGAGCCACAACTTCTACCGTACCTCATGCAGGACCTCGCTGGCGAGGAAGCGGCTGTCCCCCTCCTCTACTTGTGGACTGCTGCTGGATGTCACATGGCCCAGGTCACCTGCAAAGACAAACAGGAATCATAGATGGCATCTCAATGACACAGTGCACCAAAGCTAGGAGTGAAAATGTGATATTTGGTGAAAAACTACCAATTTTATAAACCACCCCTGTTGAAGGGCCtccgtcctcttcctcctcactctCACCCGCTCCACCTGCGCTCGAGCATTGGCAGATGAAGATATTACCTACAAATAAGAGCGGGGTGAGAAACGGTGGAAGTGAGGAGTATACATTGCTGTGAATGAGAAGAAATAAAGAGGAGACTCACTGGGTTTAATGTCTAGGTGCACAAGGCCAGAGCTGTGAATATACTTGAGACCCATGGAAACGTGCAGAAGTAGATCCCTCAACTCCAGCTCCGGAAACAGCTCTCCACTTGCCTCCTTCTCTAATATGGCATCGTGGAGACTCCCACCTGCAT
Encoded here:
- the wee2 gene encoding wee1-like protein kinase 2 isoform X3, with protein sequence MGLGTPHGPGWSRTPIVQRHCTRSFTISPSIPVSPTTPIPYAAWRKLRLCDSPSTPKSLLSKSALPSSSTKICRSQRALHFATSTDPAQCSRMSSVNVNPFTPDTFHRTREHYKRKSRRSDDDDYGCRMKPSHTSSSEEDDDSFLPSKRQAVQAFMLSRYESEFLELGHIGAGEFGVVCKCVKRLDGCLYAIKRSRRPLAGSANEQLALKEVYAHAVLGHHPHVVRYYSAWAEDDHMIIQNEYCDGGSLHDAILEKEASGELFPELELRDLLLHVSMGLKYIHSSGLVHLDIKPSNIFICQCSSAGGAGESEEEEDGGPSTGVVYKIGDLGHVTSSSSPQVEEGDSRFLASEVLHEDYSNLPKADIFALGLTVLLAAGSPPLPQNGDEWHSLRRAQLPSLPQELSPAFRSLIQTLLDPEPSQRPSASALCRQPVLRKERTGKLAAQLRRELNVERFRTAMLEKELQEARLSTLSPQQAFPPSLQHPINTGSLPKAGRRLVGRNAARSVSFGCPGYGV